The following proteins come from a genomic window of Papilio machaon chromosome 7, ilPapMach1.1, whole genome shotgun sequence:
- the LOC106711577 gene encoding carotenoid isomerooxygenase, whose protein sequence is MTENKDICYPNCASSMFLRSCEEEITTPLKGNTTGHIPLWLQGTLLRNGPGTLKVGSMSFDHMFDGSALLHSFKISEGTATYQCRFVRTDTYKRNQAANRIVVTEFATESVPDPCHTIFDRFTAFFKPLEKLSDNTVVSVYPMGDEIYTFTESPIIHRMDPKTLKTLERKDLTKDFAIVNHSAHPHILPNGDVINIGLSYTSRGMRHVVIHFPFTEKGDMFENAHIVGSMKPRWQMHPAYMHSFGITENYFVLIEQPMTISLRTVLWNVFLGKPFASALQWYPKLETNIVLISRETGEEVRRYSTETLFYFHVINAFEHDQSLVLDLCTYKDAKILNGMYIKAMQSIQSNADCAEWFRARAKRLEMPLEAPAMTFVEAKLLADIGCETPRIHYDMYNGRSYRYFYAISSDIDNIKPGAVVKVDTWTGDYKTWFEADSFASEPVFVPEPQAQEEDAGILLCVLLCGSHACRISLVLLDARTMLEVGRVTFDTPSPAPKCFHGWFISERVQP, encoded by the exons atgactgaaaataaagatatttgttaTCCAAACTGCGCAAGCTCTATGTTTCTGAGATCTTGCGAAGAGGAAATAACGACTCCACTCAAGGGAAATACTACAG GTCACATACCATTGTGGCTGCAAGGTACGCTTCTACGAAATGGTCCGGGAACACTTAAAGTTGGATCGATGTCTTTTGACCACATGTTCGATGGTTCAGCCCTCCTGCACAG CTTCAAGATCTCAGAGGGGACGGCGACATACCAGTGCCGCTTCGTACGTACTGACACGTACAAAAGAAATCAGGCGGCGAATCGTATTGTTGTGACAGAATTCGCTACTGAATCGGTTCCGGACCCTTGCCATACTATCTTTGACAG GTTCACTGCATTTTTTAAACCATTAGAAAAGTTGTCGGATAACACGGTAGTATCCGTATACCCTATGGGTGAtgaaatttatacttttacgGAATCTCCTATTATACATCG aatGGACCCAAAGACTTTGAAAACTTTAGAAAGAAAAGATTTAACTAAAGATTTTGCGATCGTGAACCATTCGGCTCATCCACATATTTTGCCAAATG GTGACGTCATAAACATTGGTTTGTCCTACACGAGCCGGGGGATGAGACACGTTGTCATACATTTTCCATTTACTGAAAAAG GTGATATGTTCGAAAATGCTCATATCGTTGGCAGTATGAAACCTCGTTGGCAAATGCACCCCGCGTATATGCATTCATTtg gcaTAACAGAAAACTATTTCGTGTTAATCGAACAGCCTATGACGATATCTTTAAGGACAGTATTGTGGAATGTATTTTTGGGCAAACCTTTTGCTTCTGCTTTACAATGGTATCCAAAACTTgag acgAACATAGTACTGATAAGTCGTGAAACCGGAGAAGAAGTGAGACGTTACAGCACCGAGACTTTGTTCTACTTCCACGTGATCAACGCGTTTGAACACGATCAAAGCCTCGTTCTCGACCTCTGTACGTACAAAGATGCCAAGATATTGAACGGCATGTATATCAAAGCGATGCAG TCGATACAAAGTAATGCAGACTGTGCCGAATGGTTTCGTGCGCGGGCGAAACGTCTCGAAATGCCACTCGAAGCGCCAGCCATGACGTTTGTAGAGGCCAAGTTGCTGGCTGACATTGGATGTGAAACGCCTAGAATACACTACGATATGTATAACG gGCGTTCGTACCGATATTTCTACGCAATAAGTTCAGATATTGACAACATAAAACCCGGAGCG gTAGTCAAGGTGGACACGTGGACCGGAGATTATAAGACATGGTTTGAAGCGGACAGCTTTGCGAGTGAACCTGTCTTTGTTCCAGAACCACAAGCgcaa GAAGAAGATGCAGGGATACTGCTTTGTGTTCTACTCTGTGGTTCTCACGCATGCAGGATCAGTCTTGTATTGCTGGATGCACGAACGATGTTAGAAGTTGGTCGTGTCACATTTGATACTCCTTCGCCAGCGCCCAAGTGTTTTCACGGCTGGTTTATATCAGAACGCGTTCAACCTTGA
- the LOC106711575 gene encoding malate dehydrogenase translates to MFQRSFTRLVPQNWMIVPKAKFRNYVMSEVLAQMEKDCERYCPVPRVPPRKVTIVGAGSDVGRVAALFLKQQPVVRKLSLYDDEPDSCVMGVANDLAHIDTSADVEAFQGRPRLGDALTNSDVVLICGGHFVTPPCCCALDRELFFKNMERVRVASIACSRFCPYAVVAVQTPPVDCNFALCMHTLKTAGVYDKRRVLGVNSISSMRANQLFCALTGADPAATHTPVICGTGRCTRVPVFSKGKAGNFPQTQVECLTKLVREADEIICKVKANYEQGHLSIGFSSARFVTSVMQGLFEKKTFIDSALVEQDQAGKCYGMEICATPLSIGKGGIVEYVVPTLNEVETKLLEESKCDLEDMLNLGRCYAVGDEYCLNPCKIYTFPPCVPCEICRPGEKSKINR, encoded by the exons atgtttcagcGATCATTCACAAGACTTGTTCCGCAAAACTGGATGATTGTCCCAAAAGCAAAATTCCGGAATTATGTTATGTCCGAGGTTTTGGCACAGATGGAGAAAGATTGTGAAAGATATTGCCCCGTACCGCGCGTACCTCCGAGGAAG GTGACAATAGTAGGGGCGGGCAGTGACGTTGGTCGCGTCGCAGCACTCTTCCTGAAGCAGCAGCCGGTGGTGCGCAAGCTGAGCTTATACGACGACGAGCCGGACTCTTGCGTAATGGGCGTGGCTAACGACCTCGCTCATATCGATACCAGCGCCGACGTCGAAGCGTTCCAGGGCCGGCCTCGCTTAGGCGATGCGCTTACT AACTCTGACGTGGTGCTGATCTGCGGCGGTCACTTTGTGACCCCGCCATGCTGCTGCGCGCTAGACCGCGAACTATTCTTCAAAAACATGGAGCGCGTGCGCGTGGCCAGCATCGCGTGCTCGCGATTCTGCCCCTACGCTGTCGTCGCCGTGCAGACGCCGCCCGTCGACTGCAACTTTGCCCTATGCATGCAT ACGCTAAAGACGGCGGGCGTATATGACAAGCGGCGCGTGCTAGGCGTTAACTCTATAAGCTCGATGCGAGCCAATCAACTGTTCTGCGCGTTGACGGGTGCTGACCCCGCCGCCACCCACACGCCTGTTATCTGCGGCACCGGCAGGTGCACGCGCGTGCCCGTCTTCTCTAAAGGCAAAGCCGGCAACTTCCCACAG ACCCAAGTGGAATGCCTCACAAAGTTGGTGCGGGAGGCTGATGAAATTATCTGTAAGGTCAAAGCCAATTATGAGCAAGGACATCTCTCCATCGGCTTCTCGTCTGCAAGATTTGTTACTAGCGTGATGCAAG GTTTGTTTGAGAAGAAGACGTTTATCGACAGCGCGCTAGTAGAACAGGATCAGGCTGGGAAGTGTTATGGCATGGAGATATGCGCCACGCCGCTATCGATTGGCAAGGGCGGGATCGTGGAGTACGTCGTGCCCACTCTCAACGAAGTCGAGACCAAGCTTTTAGAAGAAAGCAA GTGCGATCTCGAAGACATGTTGAACCTGGGCCGGTGCTACGCGGTGGGTGACGAGTACTGCTTGAACCCCTGCAAAATATATACCTTCCCGCCATGCGTGCCTTGCGAGATTTGCAGACCGGgagaaaaatctaaaataaatcgataa
- the LOC106711578 gene encoding carotenoid isomerooxygenase — protein MAKSNEKLYPNCDSSVWLRSCDIEVTQPLHGRITGQMPTWLRGSLLRNGPGSLKVGSMRFEHLFDSSALVHRFSILDGAATYQCRFVRTNTLKRNRAANRIVVTEFGTKAVPDPCHTIFDRVASIFKPSELSDNTMISLYPFGDEIYSFTEGPFIHRIDPKTLDTLERKDMMKCVAVVNHTSHPHVMPNGDVINVGMSIVKGRLRHVIVKFPYTEKGDMFERAHIIGSMKPRWTMHPSYMHTFGVTENYFVIIEQPLTVSICGVIRNQLANKPMISCLQWFPEHETNIVLINKKTGKEVKRFRTETMFFLHIINAFEQDGRLIVDLCSYKDAKALDAMYVKAIETMQSNAEYAEWFRGRPKRLEVSLAAPAMSHVTPRQLADLGCETPRIHYDLYNGRPYRYFYAISSDVDAENPGAIIKVDTTTGETWSWCETDCYPSEPVFIPAPDSRQEDGGVLLSALLWGSRECSLGLLVLDARTMKEIARVDFETPSPAPKCLHGWFLPEKA, from the exons atggcGAAGAGCAATGAGAAATTGTATCCTAATTGTGACAGTAGCGTGTGGTTGAGGTCGTGTGACATTGAGGTGACGCAGCCTTTACACGGCAGGATCACAG gacAGATGCCAACTTGGTTGCGAGGCAGTTTACTGCGAAACGGCCCCGGTTCATTGAAAGTGGGTTCGATGCGTTTTGAACACTTGTTTGACAGTTCAGCACTTGTACAtag ATTTTCAATCCTGGACGGAGCAGCGACGTATCAATGTCGGTTTGTGCGCACCAACACATTGAAGAGAAACCGCGCGGCAAATCGAATTGTGGTCACTGAATTTGGCACGAAAGCGGTGCCCGACCCTTGCCACACTATTTTTGACAG AGTTGCCTCTATATTCAAGCCTTCAGAATTGTCGGACAACACAATGATATCTTTATATCCTTTCGGTGATGAAATATACTCTTTTACTGAAGGCCCATTTATACACAG aaTAGACCCAAAGACATTGGACACATTGGAGAGGAAAGACATGATGAAGTGCGTTGCTGTCGTGAATCATACGTCACATCCCCACGTCATGCCAAATG GTGACGTCATCAACGTTGGTATGTCAATTGTCAAAGGCAGATTACGTCACGTTATTGTCAAATTTCCTTATACAGAAAAAG GTGATATGTTCGAGCGAGCTCACATTATTGGCAGTATGAAACCTCGATGGACGATGCATCCTTCATACATGCACACTTTTG GTGTAACGGAGAACTATTTCGTGATAATTGAACAACCTTTGACAGTCTCTATTTGTGGAGTGATACGCAATCAGCTGGCCAATAAACCTATGATATCTTGTCTACAATGGTTTCCTGAACACGAG ACGAACATAGTTTTGATAAACAAGAAAACTGGCAAAGAAGTAAAACGATTCCGAACCGAAACTATGTTTTTCCTACACATTATCAACGCATTCGAGCAGGACGGAAGATTGATCGTAGATTTATGTTCTTATAAAGATGCGAAGGCGTTGGACGCAATGTATGTGAAAGCGATTGAG ACGATGCAAAGTAACGCAGAGTATGCGGAATGGTTCCGTGGCCGGCCGAAGCGACTGGAGGTGTCGCTAGCTGCTCCGGCGATGAGTCACGTGACGCCGCGGCAGCTCGCCGACCTGGGCTGTGAGACTCCCAGGATACATTACGATTTGTATAACG GACGGCCGTATAGATATTTCTACGCCATTAGTTCAGACGTCGACGCTGAAAATCCCGGAGCG ATAATCAAAGTTGACACGACGACTGGTGAGACGTGGTCGTGGTGTGAAACTGATTGTTACCCAAGTGAACCCGTCTTCATACCTGCACCTGATTCTCGG CAAGAAGATGGTGGCGTACTGCTGAGTGCGTTGCTGTGGGGATCAAGAGAGTGTTCCTTGGGTCTTCTGGTCCTCGACGCTCGTACAATGAAAGAAATCGCACGTGTCGATTTTGAAACACCCTCTCCAGCACCCAAATGTCTACACGGATGGTTTCTACCAGAAAAAGCATGA